The nucleotide window AAGAAGAAAAGTCACCAGGAAACTGAGGATTCACATATACTTCCCTCTGCCTCTCATCTTGAACCAACAGAGAATAGGCAATATTGATGTTGGGGAGAGGGGACATCATTAGGATGTTGCTCATAACAGGAGAATATGTATCATTCAAGCTCATGAGAAATTGAATCAACCTTTCATCTTGAAGAGACTTAACCAATTTCACCTAGCCACCACAGGTGCAGGCACAAGAACAGGTAACAGTAGTGTAAATAACATCAAGTTCATCCCATAATAGCTTCAATTTAGTGAAATAGCCAACAATATCACTTGATCCTTGCATTAAGTCACTTATTTCCTTTTGTAGGTGATAGAGTTTAGCCTCATTGGATTGGACAAACCTATCCTCAAGATCTGTCCAAAGAGCTTGAGCAGATTTAGAGTAAAGAACACTGGCAGCAATTTCCTTTGAAAGGGAGTTGAGTAACCAAGAGGTTACCATATCATTACACTAAGTCCACAAGTTAAAAGAGGTAGAATCAGAGGCAGGAGCAGAGCAACTCCCATCAATGAAGCCCAACTTATTTTTAGCGGAAAGGGCAATAAGAAGAGACCTCCTCCAACCTCCATAGCCACGACCATCGAAAACAGAAGAGACGAGAGTCATACCGGGTGAATCTGAtgggtgaagaaaataaggaTGGCTAGCATCAATAGTAGGAGAGGTGCTAGAACCACCATCCTTAGAAGGAGCATCAGATGAAGACACCATCTTTAGAAGGAGCAGAAGAAGTCCAGAATCTAagtgtgctctgataccatgtaaaaGAGTGAAGTAAACGAGAGAGTATTGAACAATTTTCTACTTGCTTCTTTCATTGAATGTGTACCTATTTGTACAACTTATGAGCTAAGAGAATAAAATAATAATCAATAAAACCTTCATAGAGTTTGTCTGACTAGTGTTGGCTAAAGGAATGACAAAATAACTACCTAAAGAATCCTATATAACAAAATCATGTGGGAATAGAAAGATCCAAAATGGGATCCAATATTTTAACTCTATCTAATTGATGTGTCTATACAAATTGAGCAGACGGCCCAATTGTCACTAAATGAGCAGGCGGCCCAATTGTTTGATTTGTCTGAGGCCTAATTGTCTGATTTGTCCGAGGCCCAAATGTTGAATCAACCAGCTTTGAATATATGGAACATTTACCTTTTCCTTCTTCTCCATTAACGTCTTTTTCATCTGCTCCATTAATACCAGAGTTAACAGGGCAAAAAAACTATTCTCCTGTGCTTATTTACAAAATTCGTCCATTAAAAATTTACACAACACAATTTCGTACGTTGTATACCTTTAGGATATACAAATTACATAATCGTATACGTCGAAAGTATACTAAAAATAGTTAAAGCACACTATTGTATactaataatatattattaaggCATAAAATATGTGAATTTTAtacctggatggtataaaatgtACATACTTGATgagtattttataaataatttttcttAACTATGTAGTATGTCCATTATaatatcttttaaaataaaattttctggTAATTATTTTTGGCCGCATAGCATTCTCGTTATTCCGTTAAAACCCCAAAAGAAACCCACATAAAAGAAACACCAATATTGATTAATATACTAATTGGCTGAATCATGACCCGATTGACCTGACCCGTTTTGGAAATCCGGTCTTTTCTTTTTGCCGGTTCCTCGAGCTCGGTCAATGCCCTCTCCGCTTAATCCCAgtttaaaaaggaaaaggaaaattcagtgaATGAGCGGGACATGAAtaataataagaggaaaaggaTGAAGCTGAGTCATTGGAgcttcaccttcttcttcttctacttttaACAATTATGGCCTCTTCTGATTCCCAGCGTCGCTGCGTTTTTGGttagttttttcttctttttttcttcctaaTTCTCTTTATCTATCAATTAGTTTATGAAATACTATTTGGATAATTGTAATTCCGCCTAGTGTTGCTTAATTACTCGAAAAGATTGAAGCTTTAGCCCACTGGGTATACTGGGGGTTGGCAATTCAATCCAATTTAAGTTGCTTCTGTACTATAATTGTATATTGGAATAAAATATTTAGCTGAATGTGGATTTATTTTTGTGGGTGATTTAGTTGGGAATATACCATATGATGCTACTGAGGAGCAACTAATTCAAATCTGTGAGGAGGTTGGACCAGTTGTTTCCTTCAGGTGgagtatattttttctttttgcccTCTCACTTATTTAACACAGCAGTTgttttatcttttgttttttatttagTTAAAGCGGATGAATTAGTTTCTCGTAGCAGGACATAGAAGAGTTTGTCCTATTGCAAGTTTTGAACTTTCAAGTGCACTAATATTTCGAGTACATGTAAGAAATGGGAAAGATTGTAAAACGAAATACTATTTTAACCTTTTCGTCGCAATTTGGTGTTCCAAGTATATGTTAGTTTGctgattgaggatttgaggtgACTAATGGATAGAGTGAACTTGACAGCTAGAAAAGCATATATCGTTTTTAGTATAAAAATGAATGCATGAAGTTTCTACTGCAGCTGGTCGAAAAACTTTTCCCTGGCAATGATTTTAAAATTCTTTCTAGAGGGCGTTATGTGGAGGATGACCGACTGAAGGAGGTTCTTTTTAGTCTAATAAGAGATGATTATTCCCCTTTACTCTCTCATATTTGGATGCGTCTACCTAGCATTTCCATCTTTTGACTCGTTCTGTTTCTCTTCCTCAGATTAGTGATTGATAGAGAAACTGGGAAACCAAAAGGTTATGGATTCTGCGAATACAAGGATGAAGAGACTGCCTTGAGTGCTCGTCGTAACCTTCAAGGGTACGAGATAAATGGTCGGCAGCTAAGAGTTGATTTTgctgaaaatgataaaaattctgACAGAAATCGTGACCAGGTAAGATATTTAGACGTCCTTAGTCAATTATTCTTACGAGTACATCCTTGACAATAATTACTAtagtgtgtttctttcattagcTGGTCTCTTAATTTCTTGTCCCTGGATTGAGCAGCCATTTTCAAGTTTGTTTGAGCTGCATGTCTCAACTAAAATGTCCATATATATCAAAAGTTATTGGTTTTTATGCTACTCAACGACTGGCTATTTCAGAATAGTCATGATTGTGTTAGTGGAATTATGGAAATGATTAAATTTCATACAAGCCGGTGTTGGCATTTCATTAGGTTCTGTTGGGGATGAACTTATTCTTTATTAGGATATCCAACATTAATATCACTGGTTTTATCCTGGTTAATGACCATTAAAACTGGTACCTGGGTGCTTTAACCATTTTAGCTACCTACAATTTACTCACTTATCCTCTGGAGTTTCTACTTTTGCTTCTATGGTGAATCACCTATCTGACTTACTTCTGTGAATTTCTTTGTAGTCGTTCGTGGACTTTTTGGGGTCACATCTTACTCAAACTTTTCTGTATTTTGATCCAGTCTTATCTTGATCCGTTCATCTAAACTAGTCATTAGCACATAAAATTGTTGAAGTAGTGTGTTCATAATAACAAAGCTTCAGAGAAATAGTTTGTTCAATTGGAAGAGTCTTGGTTACCCTTATATCCCAAATTAACTGTCTTACTTTCTATGTTGGGTTAAAAAAGACTTTTTTGATGAAGTAAAGATACTTACATTGATAGCGGCATCCAGAAGATGTAAATTACAATAGTCGGATGTGACTCCTACACAGAACTCAAGGAGTCAATGAAGTCCAAAAACTGATTTAGACCATTTATGTCCCCATGTTTTTACCAACCAAAATGGTTGGAAAGGCATTTAGCTTTTTATCTCTGGAATTGTCACTGAAGTCTCTTACattatcaaaaaaagaaaatggcACTGAAGTCTCGTCAAAATATCGTGCGCTGTCTCTTCCTGCTAGACCAATGCCGGGGGTGCTATCCGAAACAATAAATCTTTCCCCCATGGATAAGTACTGCTTTTCCGCATATCCAATTTCTTCTCAAATCTTCTATTTTGCCACACATCAGATGCTTTCTGTTTTGCCACCAAATGTAGACCCAAGTAAGTAGCAGGAATTGTCCTGTTTTGCACCCCAAAATCATAGCTAACTGAATATTTTCCACCCCATTAACTGGATAAAGAAGGCTCTTGCTCATGTAAATGTGTAAACCCGAGAGGGCTTCAACGGCCAGCAATATAATTCTTTGATTGAAATGAAGACTTATTCGCTACAATGTTCAAGTTATCAACTTTTTGTTATCAAAAAGGTGCAATTTTCCTCATTTTTATACTAAAGCCCAAATTCTTTAAAAAGTTAACTTATCTATATTGTTGGCTCACTTTCATTTAAATACATCAAAACTTCAACTGATACCTTAACAGTTGTGCCCAAACAGAACACTGTTCTTAAATTAAGATAAAAGGAGCACTTCTTAATATTCaaactaggggtgttcataaaaatccgaaaatccgaaccaaaccgaaaaccaaaccaaaccgaccaaaaaaaccgatactttttggtttggtttggttttggttttgaaatttaaaaaccgatcaaatttggtttggttttggttttaattaaaaaaacccgaaccaaaccaaatataggagtagctattttaaatttattattacacctatatatatgtatatttttgtacaaagttttaaattttttatagtaaatattaatcgtttgcacttttagtatagttctttacctttacattctagtttaattggtagttttcttttgttaagtgtaagaatctatttcatgttaagaatatatttttaattgagtccttaaattattcatcactatttttttcaattatcatcaatatatcttggtaaataataaatttctcaaagggcaattgatttgatagtgttacgttgaaaatgtggtcgccgaaatgtgtgtttggtagtgtatgtcttaatttaagaaaaaaccgacaaataaccgaaaaaaccgaaaaaccgacataaaccgaatcaagaaaaaaccgacttaattggtttggtttggttcaaatatttaaaaaaccgacttacttggtttagtttctttttagggaaaaaccgatccaaaccgaaccataaACACCCCTAATTCAAACTCCTCTTGATGAAGATGGCGGAAGCATAAATATTGTGAGAGAACTTAATGTTTGAAgtattatcattttttttctgtacgtcaacttttccaactcagAAGCAAGTAATTTATTGAACACGTGTGGACTATCACGTATCACCACCATGTCATTACTAACTCCTCTGTTGTGGCTAATCCTGCCCAATGAGAAAAGGGGAAAGGACAACGAACTTAATACTCGTCAGATACTTCTTTCTCTAATTTTAATAAAATCTATTCAGTTGACCTTATTTCTGTTTTCTGACAGGGTCGCGGCGGACCTGGCATGGCTACGAATATTGGTATGTTTCTATTTCAGATCTGCTCTTGGCCCTTTCTTTTCCAATAGGCAAAAAGAGGGGAGCATGAGATTCATGTGCTCGGTAGCATTTTATTTTCTCTATAGAATATTAGATTCTAACTTTTTTTCTGTAATATCTGTCAGATCCCAAAAAACACATCGGGGGACCAGCTGTCCCTGTGGATTCTGCACTCCATCAGCCAATAGGCATGTCAGTAGCTATGACTGCTGCAGCGGTTATGGCAGGAGCTCTTGGAGCTGCTCAGACTGGCAGCTCATTCAGTCAATCTGGAGTAGATCCTTTAAcactacatatgtccaaattgtCTAGGAGCCAACTGAATGATGTAATGTCTGAGTTTAAGGTCAGGATGTTGATTAAATCCCTCTCCTATTCGTGATTTTTCTAGCTCTGATTGAAGTCTGCTGCAAAAATATATTACAGTGATAAAACTTTGAGTACTTTTCATTTATCAAAGACACTCTTCTTAGTTAAGCTAGAAGTAACTGAAACAATACAAAGCTATAGACTGAGTGGTATAAAAATGACTTAGCCAAATAGTCGTATTCTGGTAATTCCTTTAATTATCGTGTCAACCAGTGCATGTGATCCTCATGGATAACTGCTTGACATGATTATTGTAATTTTGATGACAGGTAATGTGTACACAAAACAAGGAACAGACACGCCAACTGCTGTTAGCAATTCCAAATTTGTCAAAAGCTCTTTTTCAGGTATTGAACTATGGTAGATGCTTAATGTGGTTGCACATTTCTGCTGTTGTTTAGCTGTTTGCTGTTGCTGACTTCTCAATAATGAAAATAATCATCTACTCTTCATAGGTGGTGACCCCTTAGATGCAATAGGGCTTTTGTGCTCGTGCTATTCATTACTGCAGCATGGCCAAGCAGCCACTTAAGGCTTCTGAAACTGCATTTATGGTGTTCTATCCTCGGCTGCTTGTTTTATCATTACTAGAAAACCACTATTCAAAACTTTTTGTGCTAGATTAGGACAATGAATCTGTCTGCTTTATCACACGGTTTGCCAATGTGCATAAGAGTTGTAAGAGTTGGACTTAATATATTGGGGCCCTTCAAAGGACCACATGCTATGCGTCGCTCGTGTTGTACTCATATGGAGAGGAATGTAGGAAAATGCTTAGTTGCTATGTGGTGACCTTTGTAAATTTGTAGTAATTCTTTTTGGCAGTACCATCTTGGTACTTGCCTTAATAAAATTTACTTACCTTACTAGAAAAAAGGAGAGGAATGTGGAAAGTGGGTTCCTCTCACTTGTGCTCACTTCCGTTGCCTAGTTATTTTTTCATTCTTTCAGCACTTTGTATATGTTCTTTTTGTAGGTAAGATACAGTAGATAAGCAGCAGAGCTATGGTTGTTACTTTGATGACTTTTATTCTGCCACCTGCTAATGTTTTCTGGGCAGAATTTATAATCACTATCTAAAAGTTTGGAAGTGGAGTGACATCAAACATATGGCTTTAATTGATTTGAATTTCAATCTTTATTATCCTAAGACACAGAGTAGAATATGCATTTTCTGTATAGTTTCACTATATTTACTAGTTACTAGTTCTCAGCTTCAGAGAGCACTATTGCTCCTTTTTGCATTGCATGATTATTGTGTTAtctcatgcctataagtttttatttgtttatgaatgCAGGCACAGCTAATACTGGGAATGGTGTCCCAACCAATGGTTCGTTCACTGACTCcatacttttttttcttcttaataaCATTGCCTGGCTCTTTATGcctctctctctcctttttttttggttgttttttgaGGCATCAGGTTGTGAAAGAGCAACACCTAATCATCTTTGAAATGTGCAGTTGCAGATGCCAAACATTCGGCAATCTACTGCACCTCAACTGCAGCCATTGTTGCTAGATGGTCAGCGAAGTCAACAACTAGCAACTCAGTCTCTCCCTGGGTTACCCCCACTTCCCCCTAGTTTGCTCCCCCAGGCACGGCCTCAGATTCATCTTGCCCAACCAGCACAGAACCAAATTTTGCAGAGTCAGTTGCCTACGCCTTCTAGAATCCTTCCATCTGTGCAACCCCAGGTCAATGTATCAATTAATCCGCCAGTTCAGATGGGAACTTCCTCTTCTATAAAGCAGCAAATGCATCCTTCTTTCTTACAACAAGCTGGGCCAGTTGCATCTACAAATTTTTCATATAATAGTCAGCTGGGGACTACAAATACAAACTATCATCCTCCTCAATCAACGCTTCCCCCATTATTGGAACAAGGTTTTCAGGTGCCTATCTTTCTTGAACTGTTAGTCCATTAGTGCAAATAAATGAACGGCAATGGCAAAATATGAAATATGTGGaagtattatttttaaaatgtcatGGAAATGACTTAATAAGGTCAGTAAAACTTACTTTGGTCAAGTAGACGATTGTCATGCTTGATTGGGTAAGTAATTATCCGACGAATAAATAACAATGTGTTTTACCTTAGAAAGGAAGAGAGTCTAAATATCAGGTTCTCTTAATAGCTTTTTAGTTGTACGAGAAGAGAACTAGAATCTTATGCAAAAGGCCGCTTATCTTTGATAATAAAAGCTCTGCTCCTCACCCCTTTTCTACTTCTAGAACGTTTACTTGAATAACTCCCAAAAGCAATGAAAACAGGAAGTCCATAGGATAGTTGCTACATGGAACAGTGTGTATCTTTCTTGCAAGACTTACTTCAGTGGTGTTGTACTTTCAAAGGGACACAAATATGATCTTGTATAAATTTTTTGTTAACAGGTAAACCCTTCAGCAGTTTCTGGtgtcatggataatatgaataAAGGGTCTCGAGGACCACAGGCTCCAAATAATTCATCTTCAATTACCAGACCAGCTTACCCTGCAGGTTTGCCTGAGGAAAAGAGAGGGGCAACTAATAATCTAGATCTTCTTAGCCGGCCATCGAAATTGCCTAGACTAAATGATGGAATAAGTTATGCCTTGCCTGATGCAAGTGTATCTACGTCCCTGTCAGGACCCTCGACTCAAGTTTCAGCTGCAGCAGAAGTGTCAAACTCTGATAAACAAGCTAGTCAGGTAATTTTAGAGTGTTTCTGTTTCTTTTTAATCAATTGCAGAAACTTAAGACAGATTATTTTGCAAATGAAAAGTGAATTTAGATGATTCTACTCCCACTTATTTTCTTGCTTGACATGTTGATTTGAAAGATTGTCTAACTAGTACCCTCTGATACAGTCTGCTAAATTCCGGATCTGATTATGTTAAATGCCTTTATTTTCTCTATAGAAACAACTAATTGtcttgatttggtactaaatttgGAATCATGCAGGGTGTGGTTATAACATGGTAGTTTAGTTATATGAAGATATGCTCTTGTTTTTCAACAGGTGCAGCTTCCCTCGGACATTGAGTCTGCCTTGCTGCAACAAGTACTGAGTCTGACTCCTGAACAGCTAAGTTCACTGCCACCAGATCAGCAGCAGCAGGTCATTCAGCTTCAGCAGATGCTTCGGCAGCCAACGTAGCCACACTTTACTACATGAAGATGATCTCAGATACACCTGCATGCTGGTTTATGTTTGCCCCTCTGCAATATTTGCGCAGAAGGGCATGTTGTCTCTTAGATCAATTTCCATATTGTAAAGCAAAGGATCCAGCATATGATTATAAAATGCACTAGAGGCTATTACATTCATGTAACGGTTATGAGGCAAGTTGTTTGCAAGATAAATGAAGGAAAGAGAAGAAATTTGTGGCTCCAGTTGTACTCTTTTTTGTTAGTTATTTGTCAAAGCTCCAGTTGTACCCTAGGAGTAGATATTTGAGACACATTTTTCATTTGCTATTTGCCCACTTATCTTTCAGTAACAAATTCATTGCTTGGTTTATCTTAATGCAAGTCCTGGATCAGTTTTGCGGTTTTTATGCATTTAATTTCATATTCCGAACATTGTTCTAAAGCAACCTACAAAAATCTGGAACTCTGATGTCGCCCTGTTGAGAATCTCTCTTTCGCTCTCTACCCCTCAGAATGTAAAAGCTATTAAGCTAGTGGTCTGGACATTCAATTCTATCCCACAAGAGAATAATCTTTCGTAATTTACTGGCTCAACATAATTCCTTTTTGGAGTTTCTCATAAAAATACTTGTGAAGGAACGCCTGTCATATAAAATGAGAATTATCTGCACCTCATATTTTTGGAAATAATGCTTAGCTCGTGTCATCAAATTCGTGGAGAACAAACACtatttgaaaaggaaaaagaagggaAGGAAAGCAAAATATTCAAGATTTCAAGAGGATGGGTACACTGTTGTAAAGAGATGCaactagaatttatatttgacgGATTTAACTTTAGTCTTTTCCCATGAACTCACTACACTGttgaaattataggttcaaaattatattctttttgaaattttagtaattttcacGCATATTTATACTCCATGCTGAAAATAAGACCATTCAGAGTGGGATTTGAATCGCTAATTTCACTTTTAAAGGTGCACCCAATAATAGTTACACCATAAGAGTCTTTGAGCATGGGTTCACACacatatatttaaataattttgaaaaatataacatTATTATACATGATCTAGGGAGAGGAGCCCAAGCTGAATACGCGTCTGCTCCTAATTCACAGCGCTTATACCCTGTTCTTAAGGTATAAGGTTTGATTTTGGGAAATCTACTATGTATAGTCGTCCTCCAAAGTAAtagtcaaaaaatatatttttttgtacattaatatataatatgcatattttatatattataaatatatatCTTTTACATATTTGACTGGCAGTTATAATTATTTTCAATCGAACGACCAAATTGTTAAAAGCCCTTTGATTTTAAATCACTGACTTATCCTCAAGTCCTTCAAAACAACACAAtgtagggtgtgtttggtataacggaaaatgttttcttggaaaataagtagtaatcttattcattttctgTTGTTTGGTAcgtaaattaaggaaaatgacttttcaagagtattcataagtaatttagatataataaacatgaagtcataaactttcgaaccaacaacttTCCGGAcacacaaatttcataaatttttgaaaccgctaaactttcaaaaCCACAGAATTTCAAACCcgcccgtaaactttataatttttaaacCTGTAAACTTCCAAACATATAAACCTtcgaactcataattttggaacttgtaaaattttgagcctttaaaccgataaataataaaattaaaactgaaaaatatattaaaaaaatattttttttccgggGAGGGGGGGGGCAGGGGAcagtaaaacaaaacaaaaaaataaaaatttaaatttaaaaaaaaagtaaattttttttgtgCGGGAGGTGGGGTGGAGTGGAGGGGTAGTAGGGTGGGTAATAACGGAAAaactgaaataaaaaaaaaattggagaggggggtggggtgggttggtgagggtgagggaggttgagaaggagttttagaaaatattttctcttctctTGACAAGGAAAACTGgagaaaaatgagttcatgagaaaaatattttccaaaacattaaaGCCAACCAAATATGAGAAAACTGGATCCAAACACACCCGTAGTGTGTATGAGTTacattttttgaatttaaaaaaaataaatactagAGTGgaagaaaaagtaaaataacatTGGTTAGATGGGTGAGCCAGAACAGGTGGCACCTTACCCGCCACCATACATATAACGACATAACGTACACGAAACCTATTTTTCTACTTGTGTTTTACCTC belongs to Nicotiana tabacum cultivar K326 chromosome 6, ASM71507v2, whole genome shotgun sequence and includes:
- the LOC107808858 gene encoding cleavage stimulating factor 64, with amino-acid sequence MASSDSQRRCVFVGNIPYDATEEQLIQICEEVGPVVSFRLVIDRETGKPKGYGFCEYKDEETALSARRNLQGYEINGRQLRVDFAENDKNSDRNRDQGRGGPGMATNIDPKKHIGGPAVPVDSALHQPIGMSVAMTAAAVMAGALGAAQTGSSFSQSGVDPLTLHMSKLSRSQLNDVMSEFKVMCTQNKEQTRQLLLAIPNLSKALFQAQLILGMVSQPMLQMPNIRQSTAPQLQPLLLDGQRSQQLATQSLPGLPPLPPSLLPQARPQIHLAQPAQNQILQSQLPTPSRILPSVQPQVNVSINPPVQMGTSSSIKQQMHPSFLQQAGPVASTNFSYNSQLGTTNTNYHPPQSTLPPLLEQGFQVNPSAVSGVMDNMNKGSRGPQAPNNSSSITRPAYPAGLPEEKRGATNNLDLLSRPSKLPRLNDGISYALPDASVSTSLSGPSTQVSAAAEVSNSDKQASQVQLPSDIESALLQQVLSLTPEQLSSLPPDQQQQVIQLQQMLRQPT